The following proteins are co-located in the Gorilla gorilla gorilla isolate KB3781 chromosome 18, NHGRI_mGorGor1-v2.1_pri, whole genome shotgun sequence genome:
- the ATXN2L gene encoding ataxin-2-like protein isoform X27, whose product MLKPQPPQQPSQPQQPPPTQQAVARRPPGGTSPPNGGLPGPLATSAAPPGPPAAASPCLGPVAAAGSGLRRGAEGILAPQPPPPQQHQERPGAAAIGSARGQSTGKGPPQSPVFEGVYNNSRMLHFLTAVVGSTCDVKVKNGTTYEGIFKTLSSKFELAVDAVHRKASEPAGGPRREDIVDTMVFKPSDVMLVHFRNVDFNYATKDKFTDSAIAMNSKVNGEHKEKVLQRWEGGDSNSDDYDLESDMSNGWDPNEMFKFNEENYGVKTTYDSSLSSYTVPLEKDNSEEFRQRELRAAQLAREIESSPQYRLRIAMENDDGRTEEEKHSAVQRQGSGRESPSLASREGKYIPLPQRVREGPRGGVRCSSSRGGRPGLSSLPPRGPHHLDNSSPGPGSEARGINGGPSRMSPKAQRPLRGAKTLSSPSNRPSGETSVPPPPAVGRMYPPRSPKSAAPAPISASCPEPPIGSAVPTSSASIPVTSSVSDPGVGSISPASPKISLAPTDVPGLQNEQKRFQLEELRKFGAQFKLQPSSSPENSLDPFPPRILKEEPKGKEKEVDGLLTSEPMGSPVSSKTESVSDKEDKPPLAPSGGTEGPEQPPPPCPSQTGSPPVGLIKGEDKDEGPVAEQVKKSTLNPNAKEFNPTKPLLSVNKSTSTPTSPGPRTHSTPSIPVLTAGQSGLYSPQYISYIPQIHMGPAVQAPQMYPYPVSNSVPGQQGKYRGAKGSLPPQRSDQHQPASAPPMMQAAAAAGPPLVAATPYSSYIPYNPQQFPGQPAMMQPMAHYPSQPVFAPMLQSNPRMLTSGSHPQAIVSSSTPQYPSAEQPTPQALYATVHQSYPHHATQLHAHQPQPATTPTGSQPQSQHAAPSPVQHQAGQAPHLGSGQPQQNLYHPGALTGTPPSLPPGPSAQSPQSSFPQPAAVYAIHHQQLPHGFTNMAHVTQAHVQTGITAAPPPHPGAPHPPQVMLLHPPQSHGGPPQGAVPQSGVPALSASTPSPYPYIGHPQVQSHPSQQLPFHPPGN is encoded by the exons ATGTTGAAGCCTCAGCCGCCACAACAGCCCTCCCAGCCCCAGCAGCCGCCCCCCACGCAACAGGCCGTGGCTCGTCGGCCCCCCGGGGGCACCAGCCCTCCCAACGGCGGCCTCCCGGGGCCGCTGGCCACCTCTGCGGCTCCTCCCGGGCCTCCAGCGGCCGCCTCCCCCTGCCTGGGGCCTGTGGCCGCTGCCGGGAGCGGGCTCCGCCGGGGAGCCGAAGGCATCTtggcgccgcagccgccgccgccgcagcagCACCAGGAGAGGCCGGGGGCAGCCGCCATCGGCAGCGCCAG gGGACAGAGCACAGGAAAGGGACCCCCACAGTCACCT GTGTTTGAAGGCGTCTACAACAATTCCAGAATGCTGCATTTCCTTACAGCTGTTGTG GGCTCCACTTGTGATGTAAAGGTGAAAAATGGTACCACTTATGAGGGTATCTTCAAGACGCTAAGCTCAAAG TTTGAACTAGCCGTGGATGCTGTGCACCGGAAAGCATCTGAGCCAGCAGGTGGCCCTCGTCGGGAGGACATTGTGGACACCATGGTGTTTAAGCCAAGTGATGTCATGCTTGTTCACTTCCGAAATGTTGACTTCAACTATGCTACTAAAG ACAAATTCACCGATTCAGCCATTGCCATGAACTCGAAAGTGAATGGGGAACACAAAGAGAAGGTGCTTCAGCGCTGGGAGGGGGGTGACAGCAACAGCGACGACTATGACCTCGAGTCTGACATG tcCAATGGATGGGACCCCAATGAAATGTTCAAGTTCAATGAGGAGAACTACGGTGTGAAGACTACCTATGATAGCAGTCTTTCTTCTTATAC AGTGCCCTTAGAAAAGGACAACTCAGAAGAGTTTCGTCAGCGAGAGCTGCGTGCGGCCCAGTTGGCTCGAGAGATTGAATCAAGCCCCCAGTACCGCCTACGGATCGCCATGGAGAACGACGATGGGCGCACTGAAGAGGAGAAGCACAGTGCAGTCCAGCGGCAGGGCTCAGGGCGGGAGAGCCCCAGCTTGGCATCCAG GGAGGGGAAGTATATCCCTCTGCCTCAACGAGTCCGGGAAGGTCCCCGGGGAGGAGTTCGATGCAGCAGCTCTCGGGGCGGTCGGCCTGGCCTTAGCTCTTTGCCACCTCGTGGCCCTCACCATCTGGACAACAGCAGCCCTGGCCCAGGTTCTGAGGCCCGTGGTATCAATGGAG gcCCTTCCCGCATGTCCCCAAAGGCACAGCGGCCTCTGAGAGGTGCCAAGACTCTGTCTTCGCCCAGTAATAGGCCTTCTGGAGAAACTTCTGTTCCACCTCCTCCTGCAG TGGGCCGGATGTATCCCCCGCGTTCTCCCAAGTCTGCTGCCCCTGCCCCAATCTCAGCTTCCTGTCCAGAGCCTCCCATCGGCTCGGCAGTGCCAACCTCTTCAGCCTCCATCCCTGTGACCTCATCAGTCTCAGATCCTGGAGTGGGCTCCATTTCTCCAGCTTCTCCAAAGATCTCCCTGGCCCCCACAGATG TCCCTGGTCTTCAGAATGAACAGAAACGATTCCAACTGGAAGAACTGAGAAAGTTTGGGGCCCAGTTTAAG CTTCAGCCCAGTAGCTCCCCTGAGAACAGCCTGGATCCTTTTCCTCCCCGGATCTTAAAGGAGGAGcccaaaggaaaggagaaggaggttgATGGTCTGTTGACTTCAGAGCCCATGGGGTCTCCCGTCTCCTCCAAGACAGAGTCCGTATCGGATAAGGAGGACAAACCACCCCTGGCACCATCAGGAGGCACTGAGGGGCCAGAGCAGCCCCCACCACCTTGTCCAAGCCAAACTGGCAGCCCCCCGGTGGGCCTCATCAAGGGAGAAGACAAAGATGAGGGCCCTGTTGCTGA ACAAGTAAAGAAATCAACGTTGAACCCTAATGCTAAGGAGTTCAATCCTACAAAGCCTCTGCTGTCTGTG AATAAATCCACCAGTACCCCAACTTCTCCGGGGCCCCGGACTCATTCAACTCCCTCCATCCCGGTGCTGACAGCAGGCCAGAGTGGGCTATACAGCCCCCAGTACATCTCCTACATACCTCAGATCCACATGGGACCAGCTGTGCAG GCACCTCAGATGTATCCATATCCTGTATCCAATTCAGTGCCAGGGCAGCAGGGCAAGTACCGGGGAGCAAAAG gCTCCCTTCCTCCGCAGCGCTCGGACCAGCACCAGCCAGCCTCAGCCCCGCCGATGATGCAGGCCGCCGCGGCTGCTGGCCCGCCTCTGGTGGCTGCCACGCCCTATTCTTCCTACATCCCCTACAACCCTCAGCAGTTCCCAGGCCAGCCGGCCATGATGCAGCCCATGGCCCACTACCCCTCACAG CCGGTGTTTGCCCCCATGCTTCAGAGCAACCCACGCATGCTGACATCGGGCAGCCATCCCCAGGCCATCGTGTCATCCTCTACCCCTCAGTACCCTTCTGCAGAGCAGCCTACCCCCCAAGCCCTTTATG CCACTGTTCACCAGTCCTACCCACACCATGCCACACAGCTCCATGCCCACCAGCCGCAGCCGGCTACCACGCCTACTGGAAGCCAGCCGCAGTCCCAGCATGCGGCCCCCAGTCCTGTCCAG CATCAGGCGGGGCAGGCCCCACACTTGGGCAGTGGACAGCCACAGCAGAATCTGTACCACCCAGGGGCCCTGACAGGCACGCCACCCTCTCTGCCACCGGGACCTTCTGCCCAGTCCCCTCAGAGCAGCTTCCCCCAGCCAGCCGCTGTGTATGCCATCCACCACCAGCAGCTGCCCCACGGCTTCACCAACATGGCCCATGTTACCCAG GCCCATGTCCAAACTGGAATCACAGCAGCCCCGCCCCCTCACCCTGGGGCTCCCCACCCgccccaggtgatgctgctgcaCCCACCCCAGAGTCATGGGGGGCCCCCCCAAGGCGCGGTGCCCCAGAGTGGGGTGCCTGCACTCTCAGCTTCCACACCCTCACCCTACCCCTACATCGGACACCCCCAAG TTCAATCTCATCCCTCCCAGCAGCTCCCCTTCCACCCCCCGGGGAACTGA
- the ATXN2L gene encoding ataxin-2-like protein isoform X35: protein MAFAAALSPSPASGPLFALNRRLHQPATSRVTWRLVIPAEGQSTGKGPPQSPVFEGVYNNSRMLHFLTAVVGSTCDVKVKNGTTYEGIFKTLSSKFELAVDAVHRKASEPAGGPRREDIVDTMVFKPSDVMLVHFRNVDFNYATKDKFTDSAIAMNSKVNGEHKEKVLQRWEGGDSNSDDYDLESDMSNGWDPNEMFKFNEENYGVKTTYDSSLSSYTVPLEKDNSEEFRQRELRAAQLAREIESSPQYRLRIAMENDDGRTEEEKHSAVQRQGSGRESPSLASREGKYIPLPQRVREGPRGGVRCSSSRGGRPGLSSLPPRGPHHLDNSSPGPGSEARGINGGPSRMSPKAQRPLRGAKTLSSPSNRPSGETSVPPPPAVGRMYPPRSPKSAAPAPISASCPEPPIGSAVPTSSASIPVTSSVSDPGVGSISPASPKISLAPTDVPGLQNEQKRFQLEELRKFGAQFKLQPSSSPENSLDPFPPRILKEEPKGKEKEVDGLLTSEPMGSPVSSKTESVSDKEDKPPLAPSGGTEGPEQPPPPCPSQTGSPPVGLIKGEDKDEGPVAEQVKKSTLNPNAKEFNPTKPLLSVNKSTSTPTSPGPRTHSTPSIPVLTAGQSGLYSPQYISYIPQIHMGPAVQAPQMYPYPVSNSVPGQQGKYRGAKGSLPPQRSDQHQPASAPPMMQAAAAAGPPLVAATPYSSYIPYNPQQFPGQPAMMQPMAHYPSQPVFAPMLQSNPRMLTSGSHPQAIVSSSTPQYPSAEQPTPQALYATVHQSYPHHATQLHAHQPQPATTPTGSQPQSQHAAPSPVQHQAGQAPHLGSGQPQQNLYHPGALTGTPPSLPPGPSAQSPQSSFPQPAAVYAIHHQQLPHGFTNMAHVTQAHVQTGITAAPPPHPGAPHPPQVMLLHPPQSHGGPPQGAVPQSGVPALSASTPSPYPYIGHPQGEQPGQAPGFPGGADDRILQSHPSQQLPFHPPGN from the exons ATGGCTTTTGCGGCTGCGCTGTCCCCCAGCCCCGCCAGCGGCCCCCTCTTCGCCCTCAACCGCCGGTTACATCAGCCAGCGACGAGCAGGGTTACCTGGCGATTGGTGATCCCCGCAGA gGGACAGAGCACAGGAAAGGGACCCCCACAGTCACCT GTGTTTGAAGGCGTCTACAACAATTCCAGAATGCTGCATTTCCTTACAGCTGTTGTG GGCTCCACTTGTGATGTAAAGGTGAAAAATGGTACCACTTATGAGGGTATCTTCAAGACGCTAAGCTCAAAG TTTGAACTAGCCGTGGATGCTGTGCACCGGAAAGCATCTGAGCCAGCAGGTGGCCCTCGTCGGGAGGACATTGTGGACACCATGGTGTTTAAGCCAAGTGATGTCATGCTTGTTCACTTCCGAAATGTTGACTTCAACTATGCTACTAAAG ACAAATTCACCGATTCAGCCATTGCCATGAACTCGAAAGTGAATGGGGAACACAAAGAGAAGGTGCTTCAGCGCTGGGAGGGGGGTGACAGCAACAGCGACGACTATGACCTCGAGTCTGACATG tcCAATGGATGGGACCCCAATGAAATGTTCAAGTTCAATGAGGAGAACTACGGTGTGAAGACTACCTATGATAGCAGTCTTTCTTCTTATAC AGTGCCCTTAGAAAAGGACAACTCAGAAGAGTTTCGTCAGCGAGAGCTGCGTGCGGCCCAGTTGGCTCGAGAGATTGAATCAAGCCCCCAGTACCGCCTACGGATCGCCATGGAGAACGACGATGGGCGCACTGAAGAGGAGAAGCACAGTGCAGTCCAGCGGCAGGGCTCAGGGCGGGAGAGCCCCAGCTTGGCATCCAG GGAGGGGAAGTATATCCCTCTGCCTCAACGAGTCCGGGAAGGTCCCCGGGGAGGAGTTCGATGCAGCAGCTCTCGGGGCGGTCGGCCTGGCCTTAGCTCTTTGCCACCTCGTGGCCCTCACCATCTGGACAACAGCAGCCCTGGCCCAGGTTCTGAGGCCCGTGGTATCAATGGAG gcCCTTCCCGCATGTCCCCAAAGGCACAGCGGCCTCTGAGAGGTGCCAAGACTCTGTCTTCGCCCAGTAATAGGCCTTCTGGAGAAACTTCTGTTCCACCTCCTCCTGCAG TGGGCCGGATGTATCCCCCGCGTTCTCCCAAGTCTGCTGCCCCTGCCCCAATCTCAGCTTCCTGTCCAGAGCCTCCCATCGGCTCGGCAGTGCCAACCTCTTCAGCCTCCATCCCTGTGACCTCATCAGTCTCAGATCCTGGAGTGGGCTCCATTTCTCCAGCTTCTCCAAAGATCTCCCTGGCCCCCACAGATG TCCCTGGTCTTCAGAATGAACAGAAACGATTCCAACTGGAAGAACTGAGAAAGTTTGGGGCCCAGTTTAAG CTTCAGCCCAGTAGCTCCCCTGAGAACAGCCTGGATCCTTTTCCTCCCCGGATCTTAAAGGAGGAGcccaaaggaaaggagaaggaggttgATGGTCTGTTGACTTCAGAGCCCATGGGGTCTCCCGTCTCCTCCAAGACAGAGTCCGTATCGGATAAGGAGGACAAACCACCCCTGGCACCATCAGGAGGCACTGAGGGGCCAGAGCAGCCCCCACCACCTTGTCCAAGCCAAACTGGCAGCCCCCCGGTGGGCCTCATCAAGGGAGAAGACAAAGATGAGGGCCCTGTTGCTGA ACAAGTAAAGAAATCAACGTTGAACCCTAATGCTAAGGAGTTCAATCCTACAAAGCCTCTGCTGTCTGTG AATAAATCCACCAGTACCCCAACTTCTCCGGGGCCCCGGACTCATTCAACTCCCTCCATCCCGGTGCTGACAGCAGGCCAGAGTGGGCTATACAGCCCCCAGTACATCTCCTACATACCTCAGATCCACATGGGACCAGCTGTGCAG GCACCTCAGATGTATCCATATCCTGTATCCAATTCAGTGCCAGGGCAGCAGGGCAAGTACCGGGGAGCAAAAG gCTCCCTTCCTCCGCAGCGCTCGGACCAGCACCAGCCAGCCTCAGCCCCGCCGATGATGCAGGCCGCCGCGGCTGCTGGCCCGCCTCTGGTGGCTGCCACGCCCTATTCTTCCTACATCCCCTACAACCCTCAGCAGTTCCCAGGCCAGCCGGCCATGATGCAGCCCATGGCCCACTACCCCTCACAG CCGGTGTTTGCCCCCATGCTTCAGAGCAACCCACGCATGCTGACATCGGGCAGCCATCCCCAGGCCATCGTGTCATCCTCTACCCCTCAGTACCCTTCTGCAGAGCAGCCTACCCCCCAAGCCCTTTATG CCACTGTTCACCAGTCCTACCCACACCATGCCACACAGCTCCATGCCCACCAGCCGCAGCCGGCTACCACGCCTACTGGAAGCCAGCCGCAGTCCCAGCATGCGGCCCCCAGTCCTGTCCAG CATCAGGCGGGGCAGGCCCCACACTTGGGCAGTGGACAGCCACAGCAGAATCTGTACCACCCAGGGGCCCTGACAGGCACGCCACCCTCTCTGCCACCGGGACCTTCTGCCCAGTCCCCTCAGAGCAGCTTCCCCCAGCCAGCCGCTGTGTATGCCATCCACCACCAGCAGCTGCCCCACGGCTTCACCAACATGGCCCATGTTACCCAG GCCCATGTCCAAACTGGAATCACAGCAGCCCCGCCCCCTCACCCTGGGGCTCCCCACCCgccccaggtgatgctgctgcaCCCACCCCAGAGTCATGGGGGGCCCCCCCAAGGCGCGGTGCCCCAGAGTGGGGTGCCTGCACTCTCAGCTTCCACACCCTCACCCTACCCCTACATCGGACACCCCCAAGGTGAGCAGCCTGGCCAGGCGCCTGGATTTCCAGGAGGAGCCGATGACAGGATTC TTCAATCTCATCCCTCCCAGCAGCTCCCCTTCCACCCCCCGGGGAACTGA
- the ATXN2L gene encoding ataxin-2-like protein isoform X32, which translates to MAFAAALSPSPASGPLFALNRRLHQPATSRVTWRLVIPAEGQSTGKGPPQSPVFEGVYNNSRMLHFLTAVVGSTCDVKVKNGTTYEGIFKTLSSKFELAVDAVHRKASEPAGGPRREDIVDTMVFKPSDVMLVHFRNVDFNYATKDKFTDSAIAMNSKVNGEHKEKVLQRWEGGDSNSDDYDLESDMSNGWDPNEMFKFNEENYGVKTTYDSSLSSYTVPLEKDNSEEFRQRELRAAQLAREIESSPQYRLRIAMENDDGRTEEEKHSAVQRQGSGRESPSLASREGKYIPLPQRVREGPRGGVRCSSSRGGRPGLSSLPPRGPHHLDNSSPGPGSEARGINGGPSRMSPKAQRPLRGAKTLSSPSNRPSGETSVPPPPAAPPFLPVGRMYPPRSPKSAAPAPISASCPEPPIGSAVPTSSASIPVTSSVSDPGVGSISPASPKISLAPTDVKELSTKESGRTLEPQELARIAGKVPGLQNEQKRFQLEELRKFGAQFKLQPSSSPENSLDPFPPRILKEEPKGKEKEVDGLLTSEPMGSPVSSKTESVSDKEDKPPLAPSGGTEGPEQPPPPCPSQTGSPPVGLIKGEDKDEGPVAEQVKKSTLNPNAKEFNPTKPLLSVNKSTSTPTSPGPRTHSTPSIPVLTAGQSGLYSPQYISYIPQIHMGPAVQAPQMYPYPVSNSVPGQQGKYRGAKGSLPPQRSDQHQPASAPPMMQAAAAAGPPLVAATPYSSYIPYNPQQFPGQPAMMQPMAHYPSQPVFAPMLQSNPRMLTSGSHPQAIVSSSTPQYPSAEQPTPQALYATVHQSYPHHATQLHAHQPQPATTPTGSQPQSQHAAPSPVQHQAGQAPHLGSGQPQQNLYHPGALTGTPPSLPPGPSAQSPQSSFPQPAAVYAIHHQQLPHGFTNMAHVTQAHVQTGITAAPPPHPGAPHPPQVMLLHPPQSHGGPPQGAVPQSGVPALSASTPSPYPYIGHPQVQSHPSQQLPFHPPGN; encoded by the exons ATGGCTTTTGCGGCTGCGCTGTCCCCCAGCCCCGCCAGCGGCCCCCTCTTCGCCCTCAACCGCCGGTTACATCAGCCAGCGACGAGCAGGGTTACCTGGCGATTGGTGATCCCCGCAGA gGGACAGAGCACAGGAAAGGGACCCCCACAGTCACCT GTGTTTGAAGGCGTCTACAACAATTCCAGAATGCTGCATTTCCTTACAGCTGTTGTG GGCTCCACTTGTGATGTAAAGGTGAAAAATGGTACCACTTATGAGGGTATCTTCAAGACGCTAAGCTCAAAG TTTGAACTAGCCGTGGATGCTGTGCACCGGAAAGCATCTGAGCCAGCAGGTGGCCCTCGTCGGGAGGACATTGTGGACACCATGGTGTTTAAGCCAAGTGATGTCATGCTTGTTCACTTCCGAAATGTTGACTTCAACTATGCTACTAAAG ACAAATTCACCGATTCAGCCATTGCCATGAACTCGAAAGTGAATGGGGAACACAAAGAGAAGGTGCTTCAGCGCTGGGAGGGGGGTGACAGCAACAGCGACGACTATGACCTCGAGTCTGACATG tcCAATGGATGGGACCCCAATGAAATGTTCAAGTTCAATGAGGAGAACTACGGTGTGAAGACTACCTATGATAGCAGTCTTTCTTCTTATAC AGTGCCCTTAGAAAAGGACAACTCAGAAGAGTTTCGTCAGCGAGAGCTGCGTGCGGCCCAGTTGGCTCGAGAGATTGAATCAAGCCCCCAGTACCGCCTACGGATCGCCATGGAGAACGACGATGGGCGCACTGAAGAGGAGAAGCACAGTGCAGTCCAGCGGCAGGGCTCAGGGCGGGAGAGCCCCAGCTTGGCATCCAG GGAGGGGAAGTATATCCCTCTGCCTCAACGAGTCCGGGAAGGTCCCCGGGGAGGAGTTCGATGCAGCAGCTCTCGGGGCGGTCGGCCTGGCCTTAGCTCTTTGCCACCTCGTGGCCCTCACCATCTGGACAACAGCAGCCCTGGCCCAGGTTCTGAGGCCCGTGGTATCAATGGAG gcCCTTCCCGCATGTCCCCAAAGGCACAGCGGCCTCTGAGAGGTGCCAAGACTCTGTCTTCGCCCAGTAATAGGCCTTCTGGAGAAACTTCTGTTCCACCTCCTCCTGCAG CTCCCCCTTTTCTTCCAGTGGGCCGGATGTATCCCCCGCGTTCTCCCAAGTCTGCTGCCCCTGCCCCAATCTCAGCTTCCTGTCCAGAGCCTCCCATCGGCTCGGCAGTGCCAACCTCTTCAGCCTCCATCCCTGTGACCTCATCAGTCTCAGATCCTGGAGTGGGCTCCATTTCTCCAGCTTCTCCAAAGATCTCCCTGGCCCCCACAGATG TAAAAGAACTCTCTACCAAGGAATCTGGGAGAACTCTGGAGCCCCAGGAGCTGGCTCGGATAGCTGGGAAAG TCCCTGGTCTTCAGAATGAACAGAAACGATTCCAACTGGAAGAACTGAGAAAGTTTGGGGCCCAGTTTAAG CTTCAGCCCAGTAGCTCCCCTGAGAACAGCCTGGATCCTTTTCCTCCCCGGATCTTAAAGGAGGAGcccaaaggaaaggagaaggaggttgATGGTCTGTTGACTTCAGAGCCCATGGGGTCTCCCGTCTCCTCCAAGACAGAGTCCGTATCGGATAAGGAGGACAAACCACCCCTGGCACCATCAGGAGGCACTGAGGGGCCAGAGCAGCCCCCACCACCTTGTCCAAGCCAAACTGGCAGCCCCCCGGTGGGCCTCATCAAGGGAGAAGACAAAGATGAGGGCCCTGTTGCTGA ACAAGTAAAGAAATCAACGTTGAACCCTAATGCTAAGGAGTTCAATCCTACAAAGCCTCTGCTGTCTGTG AATAAATCCACCAGTACCCCAACTTCTCCGGGGCCCCGGACTCATTCAACTCCCTCCATCCCGGTGCTGACAGCAGGCCAGAGTGGGCTATACAGCCCCCAGTACATCTCCTACATACCTCAGATCCACATGGGACCAGCTGTGCAG GCACCTCAGATGTATCCATATCCTGTATCCAATTCAGTGCCAGGGCAGCAGGGCAAGTACCGGGGAGCAAAAG gCTCCCTTCCTCCGCAGCGCTCGGACCAGCACCAGCCAGCCTCAGCCCCGCCGATGATGCAGGCCGCCGCGGCTGCTGGCCCGCCTCTGGTGGCTGCCACGCCCTATTCTTCCTACATCCCCTACAACCCTCAGCAGTTCCCAGGCCAGCCGGCCATGATGCAGCCCATGGCCCACTACCCCTCACAG CCGGTGTTTGCCCCCATGCTTCAGAGCAACCCACGCATGCTGACATCGGGCAGCCATCCCCAGGCCATCGTGTCATCCTCTACCCCTCAGTACCCTTCTGCAGAGCAGCCTACCCCCCAAGCCCTTTATG CCACTGTTCACCAGTCCTACCCACACCATGCCACACAGCTCCATGCCCACCAGCCGCAGCCGGCTACCACGCCTACTGGAAGCCAGCCGCAGTCCCAGCATGCGGCCCCCAGTCCTGTCCAG CATCAGGCGGGGCAGGCCCCACACTTGGGCAGTGGACAGCCACAGCAGAATCTGTACCACCCAGGGGCCCTGACAGGCACGCCACCCTCTCTGCCACCGGGACCTTCTGCCCAGTCCCCTCAGAGCAGCTTCCCCCAGCCAGCCGCTGTGTATGCCATCCACCACCAGCAGCTGCCCCACGGCTTCACCAACATGGCCCATGTTACCCAG GCCCATGTCCAAACTGGAATCACAGCAGCCCCGCCCCCTCACCCTGGGGCTCCCCACCCgccccaggtgatgctgctgcaCCCACCCCAGAGTCATGGGGGGCCCCCCCAAGGCGCGGTGCCCCAGAGTGGGGTGCCTGCACTCTCAGCTTCCACACCCTCACCCTACCCCTACATCGGACACCCCCAAG TTCAATCTCATCCCTCCCAGCAGCTCCCCTTCCACCCCCCGGGGAACTGA